A window from Agrobacterium tumefaciens encodes these proteins:
- the recX gene encoding recombination regulator RecX — translation MSDDSSPFLTDDMEFDGDAQANEPTSRMRSWARNSALYRLEQRMMTEKQLRDAIMRKAREKFEEISPAQVKALGEFAVTFAYGIKAIDDTAYAEITVRSGQRSGKSKRGLAQKLQIKGIARETATAALQETNDLIAAVIFARKRAFGPYRRVEPDEKRKAKEFSAFARNGFGFEIGAKVMAMSFEEAEDILSHAPL, via the coding sequence ATGAGTGACGATTCCAGCCCCTTCCTGACTGACGATATGGAGTTCGACGGCGACGCGCAGGCCAATGAGCCCACCAGCCGAATGCGCTCCTGGGCGCGCAATTCCGCTCTCTACCGGCTGGAACAGCGCATGATGACGGAAAAGCAGCTGCGCGACGCCATCATGCGCAAGGCGCGGGAAAAATTCGAGGAAATCAGCCCGGCGCAAGTGAAGGCGCTTGGCGAATTTGCCGTGACCTTCGCTTATGGCATCAAGGCGATCGACGATACCGCCTATGCGGAAATCACCGTGCGAAGCGGCCAGCGCAGCGGCAAGTCGAAACGTGGGCTGGCGCAGAAACTCCAGATCAAGGGCATCGCCCGGGAAACGGCAACGGCCGCGTTGCAGGAGACCAACGATCTCATCGCCGCCGTCATTTTCGCGCGCAAACGCGCTTTCGGGCCTTATCGCCGTGTCGAACCGGACGAGAAACGCAAGGCCAAGGAATTTTCCGCTTTCGCCCGCAATGGCTTCGGCTTTGAGATCGGCGCAAAAGTGATGGCGATGAGCTTCGAAGAGGCGGAAGACATCCTCTCCCACGCTCCCCTCTGA
- a CDS encoding SMP-30/gluconolactonase/LRE family protein, translating into MTTDKTSPYEIHDDRFRHLIVGNAELEELYSGCRWAEGPVWFADLNCLLFSDIPNERMLRWVPDGGISVFRQPSNFTNGNTRDRQGRLVSCEHGGRRVTRTEVDGSITVLADSYEGKRLNSPNDVVVKSDGSIWFTDPTYGILSDYEGYKAEPEQKTRNVYRLDPATGKIDIAIDDFVQPNGLAFSPDETKLYVADSSYSHDVSRPRHIRVFDVVDGVKLANGREFCNLDNGLPDGFRLDTAGNLWTSAGDGVHCFAPDGTLIGKIKVPQTVANLTFGGPKKNRLFITATKSLYSVYVATTGALTP; encoded by the coding sequence ATGACCACAGACAAGACCTCCCCTTACGAAATCCACGATGACCGCTTCCGCCATCTGATCGTCGGCAATGCGGAACTGGAAGAGCTTTATTCCGGCTGCCGCTGGGCCGAAGGCCCGGTGTGGTTTGCCGATCTCAACTGCCTGCTGTTCAGCGATATCCCAAACGAGCGCATGCTGCGTTGGGTGCCGGATGGCGGTATCTCGGTATTCCGTCAGCCCTCCAACTTCACCAATGGCAATACCCGCGACCGGCAGGGGCGACTTGTCTCCTGCGAACATGGCGGCCGGCGCGTCACCCGCACCGAAGTCGATGGCTCGATCACCGTTCTTGCCGACAGTTACGAGGGCAAAAGATTGAACTCACCCAATGATGTCGTCGTCAAATCCGACGGCAGCATCTGGTTCACTGACCCCACCTACGGCATTCTCTCCGACTACGAGGGCTACAAGGCCGAGCCGGAACAGAAGACCCGCAATGTCTACCGGCTCGACCCCGCAACCGGAAAGATCGACATCGCCATCGACGATTTCGTGCAGCCGAACGGCCTTGCATTCTCACCTGACGAGACGAAGCTTTATGTCGCCGACAGCTCCTACAGCCATGACGTTTCCCGCCCGCGCCACATTCGCGTCTTCGACGTGGTGGATGGCGTGAAGCTCGCCAACGGCCGGGAATTCTGCAATCTCGACAACGGCCTGCCGGATGGCTTCCGCCTGGATACGGCCGGCAATCTCTGGACCAGTGCTGGCGATGGCGTTCACTGCTTCGCGCCCGATGGCACGCTCATCGGCAAGATCAAGGTGCCACAGACGGTGGCGAACCTCACCTTCGGCGGCCCGAAGAAGAACCGCCTGTTCATCACCGCAACCAAATCGCTCTATTCGGTCTATGTCGCCACAACCGGCGCACTGACGCCCTGA
- a CDS encoding ABC transporter permease, translating into MNGLSSLTRKPWIWSFAATVAVWIVTVLFTGGASSFGLSHAALTFAAFSVIVGIGQMFVITLGPGNIDLCVPATMTLSGTLALKFMDVSDSLILPGLLIAILIGIAIGIGNYALIKLLRIPPIIATLSMSFIVQSIAIWSNRGLRIKPPETLATFAISSSFGIPNVALVALLLSVVAWLLLDRTFYGRWIAAIGQSTFAARMTGIPVDGARFVTYVLCAALAAIAGYLLASFSGGAALNMGSEYLLMSIAVVVIGGTAVAGGDSNVPGIWGASLFMFLVVSMLNTYGFGAGIRLILTGLIIISVILLASGRKATR; encoded by the coding sequence ATGAACGGACTTTCTTCCCTCACCAGAAAACCATGGATCTGGTCCTTTGCCGCAACGGTTGCGGTGTGGATCGTCACCGTGCTCTTTACCGGCGGCGCAAGCTCCTTCGGGCTGTCGCATGCGGCGCTCACCTTTGCGGCTTTCTCGGTCATCGTCGGCATCGGCCAGATGTTCGTCATCACGCTCGGGCCCGGGAATATCGATCTCTGCGTTCCCGCGACGATGACTTTGTCAGGCACGCTGGCCCTGAAATTCATGGATGTGTCGGACAGCCTCATCCTGCCCGGACTGCTGATCGCCATCCTGATCGGCATCGCCATCGGCATCGGCAATTATGCGCTGATCAAGCTCCTGCGCATTCCGCCGATCATCGCCACCCTCTCGATGAGCTTCATCGTGCAATCCATCGCCATCTGGTCGAACCGCGGCCTGCGCATCAAGCCGCCGGAAACATTGGCGACATTCGCGATCTCAAGCTCTTTCGGCATTCCGAATGTGGCGCTTGTTGCGCTGCTGCTCTCGGTCGTCGCCTGGCTGCTGCTCGACCGCACGTTTTACGGACGCTGGATTGCCGCCATCGGCCAGAGCACCTTCGCTGCCCGGATGACCGGCATTCCCGTGGATGGCGCCCGTTTCGTGACCTATGTGCTCTGCGCGGCGCTGGCGGCGATTGCCGGTTATCTGCTTGCCAGCTTTTCCGGCGGTGCTGCTCTCAACATGGGATCGGAATATCTGCTGATGTCCATTGCCGTCGTCGTTATCGGCGGCACGGCGGTGGCGGGCGGGGATTCCAATGTTCCCGGCATCTGGGGCGCCTCGCTTTTCATGTTTCTGGTGGTATCGATGCTGAACACCTATGGTTTCGGCGCCGGCATCCGCCTCATCCTTACCGGCCTCATCATCATTTCAGTCATTCTTCTGGCAAGCGGCCGCAAGGCCACGCGCTGA
- a CDS encoding ABC transporter permease, producing the protein MKLSANALRLIIPAASLAFLLAAVFYMQPRAMSYNGLNLLFNLAVPIALATIAQMLIMSVNDLDLSMGTFVSFCACVTATFLQTSPLTGIAIFAGAIAVYAVLGAMIHIRNLPSIVVTLGMSFVWGGLAVLILPSPGGQAPAFIRTLMTAKPPFVPIAIVASILIAVVAHYIVMRSSFGVLMRGVGGNFRSVERSGWSVVGIRAATFALAGFFAVLSGIALVGLTTAADANIALRYTLLSIAGVILGGGEFVGGRVSPIGAVIGALTLTLAGSFLSFMRISPDWQIGAQGAILIIVLALRILLNRLEKREKNQ; encoded by the coding sequence ATGAAACTCTCGGCAAACGCGCTCCGCCTCATCATTCCTGCCGCCTCGCTCGCCTTCCTGCTCGCCGCCGTCTTTTACATGCAGCCGCGCGCCATGAGCTATAACGGCCTTAACCTGCTGTTCAATCTGGCGGTGCCGATTGCGCTCGCCACCATTGCGCAGATGCTGATCATGTCCGTCAACGATCTCGACCTGTCGATGGGAACCTTCGTCAGTTTCTGCGCCTGCGTCACCGCCACCTTTCTGCAAACCTCGCCGCTGACAGGCATTGCGATCTTTGCCGGGGCGATTGCGGTTTACGCGGTACTGGGCGCGATGATCCACATACGCAACCTGCCTTCCATCGTCGTCACGCTGGGTATGAGTTTCGTCTGGGGCGGCCTTGCCGTCCTCATCCTCCCCTCGCCCGGTGGTCAGGCGCCCGCCTTCATCCGCACGCTGATGACGGCGAAACCGCCCTTCGTGCCAATCGCCATCGTCGCCAGCATCCTGATTGCGGTCGTCGCCCATTACATCGTCATGCGCTCCTCCTTCGGTGTGCTGATGCGCGGGGTTGGCGGCAATTTCCGCTCGGTCGAGCGCTCCGGCTGGTCGGTGGTCGGCATTCGCGCCGCAACCTTTGCGCTCGCCGGTTTCTTCGCGGTGCTTTCCGGCATCGCCCTTGTCGGGCTGACCACTGCGGCCGATGCCAATATCGCCCTGCGTTACACGCTGCTGTCGATCGCCGGCGTCATCCTCGGCGGTGGCGAATTCGTCGGCGGCAGGGTGTCGCCCATCGGCGCGGTCATCGGCGCGCTGACGCTGACGCTCGCCGGTTCCTTCCTCTCCTTCATGCGCATCTCGCCGGATTGGCAGATCGGCGCTCAGGGGGCGATCCTCATCATCGTGCTGGCGCTGCGCATCCTGCTCAACCGCCTCGAAAAGCGGGAGAAAAACCAATGA
- a CDS encoding ATP-binding cassette domain-containing protein → MNDIIEAEEVVAARGVKVVFGAVKALDGVDLVIRAGECLGLVGHNGAGKSTIVNVINGGLTPHEGSISYGSDQNRHGIAAARASGVRCVFQELSLCPNLTISENVRIMHATISGRNWRGRALSMIRQTLDEIFPGHGIDCELTIAELSIAERQMVEIAINFCRTPDAPRLVILDEPTSSLDAGLAEQLMDYVRRFVRTGGSVLLISHILGEILSTATRIVVMKDGRVVADRAAGDFTTRTLVEAMGSVVKPQDRQKSENRKAGEKVLSMPARRGDGLAFKAFRGEIIGLAGLGGHGQTEALLDLYLARNSSWLPARKTDIAFVAGDRSLNGTFPLWSILKNLSIASLRDISSAGMVDRTKETERGDQWKKRIEIRTPDMGNKILSLSGGNQQKVLFARALTTTASTVLMDDPMRGVDIGTKQEVYDILRTEASHGRTFIWYSTEMDEIRLCDRVYVFRDGAIQAELVGDDITEQNVLAASFAGEDHA, encoded by the coding sequence ATGAATGACATCATCGAGGCGGAAGAAGTCGTCGCCGCGCGCGGCGTGAAGGTCGTGTTCGGCGCGGTCAAGGCGCTTGACGGGGTCGATCTCGTCATCCGTGCCGGCGAATGCCTCGGGCTCGTCGGCCATAATGGCGCGGGCAAATCCACCATCGTCAACGTCATCAATGGCGGGTTGACGCCGCATGAAGGCTCCATTTCCTACGGCAGTGACCAGAACCGCCACGGCATCGCGGCCGCGCGCGCCAGCGGCGTGCGCTGCGTGTTTCAGGAACTGTCGCTCTGCCCCAACCTGACGATCAGCGAAAATGTCCGCATCATGCATGCCACTATCAGCGGACGGAACTGGCGCGGTCGCGCCCTTTCCATGATCCGACAGACGCTGGACGAGATTTTTCCCGGGCATGGCATCGATTGCGAGCTGACGATTGCCGAACTTTCCATTGCCGAACGACAGATGGTGGAAATCGCCATCAATTTCTGCCGCACGCCTGACGCCCCGAGGCTGGTGATCCTCGATGAACCCACCTCCTCGCTCGACGCCGGCCTTGCCGAACAATTAATGGATTATGTCCGCCGTTTTGTCCGCACGGGCGGCTCGGTGCTGCTGATCTCGCATATTCTCGGCGAAATCCTTTCGACGGCCACCCGCATCGTTGTCATGAAGGATGGCCGTGTGGTGGCCGACCGGGCGGCGGGCGACTTCACGACGCGCACGCTGGTGGAAGCCATGGGCAGCGTCGTCAAGCCGCAGGACAGGCAGAAAAGCGAAAACCGCAAGGCGGGCGAAAAGGTGCTGTCCATGCCGGCGCGCCGGGGCGACGGTCTTGCCTTCAAGGCATTTCGGGGCGAGATCATCGGCCTTGCCGGTCTCGGCGGCCATGGTCAGACGGAAGCGCTTCTCGATCTTTACCTTGCCCGCAACAGCAGCTGGCTGCCGGCGCGCAAGACCGATATCGCCTTCGTGGCGGGTGACCGCAGCCTGAACGGCACCTTCCCGCTGTGGAGCATCCTCAAGAACCTGTCCATCGCTTCGCTCCGGGATATCTCATCCGCAGGCATGGTGGACAGGACGAAGGAAACCGAACGCGGCGATCAGTGGAAAAAGCGCATCGAAATCCGCACGCCCGATATGGGCAACAAGATCCTCTCCCTCTCCGGCGGCAACCAGCAGAAGGTGCTTTTCGCCCGCGCGCTTACCACCACAGCCAGCACGGTTTTGATGGATGACCCGATGCGCGGCGTCGATATCGGCACCAAACAGGAGGTCTATGACATCTTGAGAACCGAAGCCTCCCACGGCCGTACCTTCATCTGGTACTCCACCGAAATGGATGAAATCCGTCTCTGCGACCGGGTCTATGTCTTCCGCGATGGCGCCATCCAGGCGGAACTCGTCGGCGATGACATTACCGAGCAGAATGTACTGGCCGCTTCCTTTGCGGGAGAAGACCACGCATGA
- a CDS encoding ABC transporter substrate-binding protein, which yields MAFRKMLLASAAVACAALPITAQADTSAKKIALSNNYAGNSWRQAMLTSWDKITKQAVADKQVAAADAFTTAENQATEQAAQIQNLILQGYDAIVINAASPTALNGAVKEACDAGITVVSFDGIVTEPCAWRIAVDFKAMGASQIDYLAKAMPKGGNLLEIRGLAGVSVDDEIHAGIAAGVAKNPQFKIVGSVNGDWAQDVAQRAVAGILPSLPEVAAVVTQGGDGYGAAQAFAAAKRPTPTIVMGNREDELQWWKQQKDASGYETMSVSIAPGVSTLAFWVAQQILDGKDVKKDLTVPFLRIDQGNLEENLKNTQKGGVANVEYSQEDAKKAIASAK from the coding sequence ATGGCTTTCAGAAAGATGCTTCTGGCATCGGCCGCTGTCGCATGCGCAGCTCTGCCGATCACCGCTCAAGCCGATACGTCGGCTAAAAAAATTGCGCTTTCAAACAATTATGCCGGCAATTCCTGGCGTCAGGCGATGCTGACGAGCTGGGACAAGATCACCAAGCAGGCCGTGGCCGACAAACAGGTGGCCGCCGCTGACGCCTTCACCACAGCCGAAAACCAGGCGACCGAACAGGCTGCCCAGATCCAGAACCTCATCCTGCAGGGTTATGACGCCATCGTCATCAACGCCGCTTCGCCGACCGCGCTCAACGGCGCGGTGAAGGAAGCCTGTGATGCCGGCATCACCGTCGTGTCCTTCGACGGCATCGTCACCGAACCCTGCGCCTGGCGTATCGCCGTCGACTTCAAGGCGATGGGCGCAAGCCAGATCGATTATCTCGCCAAGGCCATGCCGAAGGGCGGCAACCTGCTCGAAATCCGCGGTCTCGCCGGCGTTTCCGTGGATGACGAAATCCATGCGGGCATCGCCGCCGGTGTCGCCAAGAACCCGCAGTTCAAGATTGTCGGTTCGGTCAATGGCGACTGGGCGCAGGATGTCGCCCAGCGCGCCGTCGCCGGCATTCTGCCCAGCCTTCCCGAAGTCGCCGCTGTCGTGACCCAGGGCGGTGACGGTTACGGTGCCGCACAGGCCTTCGCCGCTGCCAAGCGCCCGACACCCACCATCGTCATGGGCAACCGCGAGGACGAGTTGCAATGGTGGAAACAGCAGAAGGACGCGAGCGGCTACGAGACCATGTCGGTCTCCATCGCCCCCGGTGTCTCGACGCTCGCTTTCTGGGTGGCGCAGCAGATTCTCGACGGCAAGGACGTGAAAAAGGACCTGACCGTTCCGTTCCTGCGCATCGATCAGGGCAATCTTGAGGAGAACCTTAAGAACACCCAGAAGGGCGGCGTCGCGAATGTGGAATATTCGCAGGAAGACGCCAAGAAGGCCATCGCATCGGCCAAGTAA
- a CDS encoding GAF domain-containing sensor histidine kinase, translating into MLDTPKSALFHHYMGISRLLAGQLEFNAIIQAVATEISHIIPHDHMDVCIKQLDDKYHIAYESGLVSAWSRQPPALLTGSPIRSLLSGAVEYLLSGDACADPRFHFEGSFSSPIIELGLHSRLHVPMKVHGDIIGALSCSSHQSNAYTMEDVANARAVADLLAPYFYAIRAAEQAKRSAIEEARANAREEGLRLGALQLTEALEAERQRIGMDLHDQTLADLTRLARRIERMSHSTDVSGEMLEPVVRSLQHCMQDLREIIEEAKPSILQLFGVVEAIETYVDRSVRDSGSAIVWSVTDETDGLVERLDKTVAISLFRIVQEAVNNAIRHAQPETIAVNLSAVDGGLRVTVSDDGNGGGDGAASGGLGIGNMKTRARLISARFDIGGNGTGAGTRITVTLPEGAFDSREDV; encoded by the coding sequence ATGCTGGATACGCCGAAAAGCGCTCTTTTCCACCACTATATGGGTATTTCGCGGCTGCTCGCCGGGCAGCTGGAATTTAACGCCATCATTCAGGCTGTCGCCACCGAGATCAGCCATATCATCCCGCATGACCATATGGATGTCTGCATCAAGCAGCTGGATGATAAATATCACATCGCCTATGAGAGTGGTCTGGTCAGCGCCTGGAGCCGGCAGCCGCCCGCCCTGTTGACCGGCAGCCCGATCCGGTCCCTGCTGTCAGGTGCGGTCGAATATCTTTTGAGTGGCGATGCATGCGCCGATCCGCGCTTTCATTTCGAAGGGTCGTTTTCAAGCCCGATCATCGAACTTGGCCTGCATAGCCGCCTGCATGTGCCGATGAAGGTGCATGGCGACATTATCGGCGCGCTCAGTTGCTCTTCGCACCAGTCGAATGCCTATACGATGGAGGATGTGGCCAATGCCCGCGCGGTCGCCGATCTGCTGGCGCCCTATTTCTACGCCATCCGCGCCGCCGAACAGGCCAAACGCTCGGCCATCGAGGAGGCGCGCGCCAATGCCCGCGAAGAAGGTCTGCGCCTCGGCGCGCTGCAATTGACGGAGGCGCTGGAGGCCGAGCGGCAACGCATCGGCATGGACCTGCACGACCAGACGCTGGCCGATCTGACGCGGCTTGCGCGTCGCATCGAGCGCATGAGCCATTCGACCGATGTCTCGGGCGAGATGCTGGAACCGGTTGTGCGCAGCCTGCAGCATTGCATGCAGGACCTGCGTGAGATCATCGAGGAGGCAAAACCCTCGATCCTGCAATTGTTCGGCGTCGTTGAGGCGATCGAGACCTACGTGGATCGCTCCGTGCGCGACAGCGGTTCGGCAATCGTGTGGTCTGTCACGGATGAGACGGACGGGCTGGTGGAGAGGCTCGACAAGACGGTGGCCATTTCCCTTTTCCGCATCGTGCAGGAGGCGGTCAATAACGCCATTCGCCATGCCCAGCCGGAAACGATTGCCGTGAACCTCAGCGCCGTCGATGGCGGGCTGAGGGTGACGGTCAGCGATGACGGCAATGGAGGCGGCGACGGCGCGGCCTCCGGCGGTCTCGGCATCGGCAACATGAAGACGCGGGCGCGGCTGATTTCGGCGAGATTCGATATTGGCGGCAACGGCACCGGGGCGGGAACCCGCATCACCGTGACCTTGCCGGAAGGTGCTTTCGACAGTCGGGAGGATGTGTGA
- a CDS encoding response regulator transcription factor produces MDVLIVEDDALHRAYLNEAVRAALPECDKVLEAANGRTGEKLARENRAAHIVMDLQMNERNGIEAARTIWKERPDTRILFWSNYSDEAYVRGVSRIVPEGAAYGYVLKSASDDRLRLALRSIFIEAQCVIDREVRGLQEKSLGKAHGFTDSEYEILVDVALGLTDKAIARRRNLSLRSVQNRLQSLYEKLNVHQAAGDDEAEGRYNLRTRAVTVAFLRKLLNYSALERAERDLAEWAASR; encoded by the coding sequence ATGGACGTGCTGATCGTCGAGGACGATGCGCTGCACCGCGCCTATCTGAATGAGGCTGTCAGAGCTGCTCTGCCGGAATGCGACAAGGTTCTCGAGGCCGCAAATGGCAGAACCGGCGAAAAACTCGCCCGCGAAAACCGGGCGGCCCATATCGTCATGGATTTGCAGATGAACGAGCGCAACGGCATCGAGGCGGCGCGCACCATCTGGAAGGAAAGGCCTGACACACGCATCCTGTTCTGGTCGAACTATTCGGACGAGGCCTATGTGCGCGGTGTTTCCCGCATCGTGCCTGAAGGCGCCGCCTACGGCTATGTGCTGAAATCGGCCTCCGATGATCGTCTGCGGCTGGCGCTGCGCAGCATCTTCATCGAGGCGCAATGTGTGATCGACCGGGAAGTGCGCGGGTTGCAGGAAAAGAGCCTCGGAAAAGCGCATGGCTTTACCGATTCCGAATATGAAATCCTTGTCGACGTCGCGCTCGGCCTTACAGACAAAGCGATTGCGCGCCGCCGCAACCTGTCGCTGCGCAGTGTGCAAAACCGGCTGCAGAGCCTTTATGAGAAACTGAATGTGCATCAGGCAGCCGGCGATGACGAAGCGGAAGGGCGGTACAATCTCCGGACCCGCGCCGTGACCGTGGCTTTCCTGCGCAAGCTCCTGAATTACAGCGCTCTCGAAAGGGCCGAGCGGGATCTGGCGGAGTGGGCTGCTAGCCGCTGA
- a CDS encoding DNA topoisomerase IB, with amino-acid sequence MPQPPTRLLAKIGLAYVNDQEPGIAREKRGRGFCYRLPGGELLSDSVELKRIKSLGVPPAYRDVWICIDPAGHLQATGFDARGRKQYRYHPDWHALRGETKFFQLKSFGKALPAIRRRAIADVEKQDHGQEMTLAALTLLLDAAYLRVGNRSYLETNGTYGATTLLKRHVSFGETIELRFAAKGGQKVKRQLRHPRLQKILEEIADLPGKELFVWQDSENRVHSVDSSDLNAYLSRIGGQGISAKTFRTWGGTLAAFCNAMEHVAAGEKPSIKGMCQAAAAELSNTPAICRKSYVHPAVLDIATEEKARKKLGRILKVGAKPVSGLRADERRLLAFLP; translated from the coding sequence ATGCCACAACCGCCGACCCGCCTTCTTGCCAAAATCGGACTTGCCTATGTCAATGATCAGGAGCCGGGTATTGCCCGCGAGAAACGCGGGCGCGGTTTCTGCTACCGGTTGCCGGGCGGCGAACTCCTCTCCGATAGCGTCGAACTGAAACGCATCAAATCGCTCGGCGTGCCGCCCGCCTACAGGGACGTATGGATATGCATCGACCCGGCAGGCCATCTACAGGCCACCGGCTTCGATGCGCGCGGGCGAAAACAATATCGCTATCATCCCGACTGGCACGCGCTCCGGGGTGAGACGAAGTTCTTCCAGCTGAAAAGCTTCGGTAAGGCCTTGCCCGCCATCCGCCGCCGGGCCATTGCCGATGTCGAAAAGCAGGATCACGGGCAGGAGATGACGCTCGCGGCGCTTACCCTATTGCTTGATGCGGCCTATCTGCGCGTCGGCAACCGCTCCTATCTCGAAACCAATGGCACCTATGGCGCGACGACCCTGCTGAAACGCCACGTCTCCTTCGGTGAGACCATCGAACTGCGGTTTGCCGCCAAGGGCGGTCAGAAAGTGAAGCGGCAGTTACGCCACCCGCGCCTTCAGAAAATCCTCGAGGAAATCGCCGATCTGCCCGGCAAGGAACTCTTCGTCTGGCAGGATAGCGAAAACCGGGTGCATTCCGTCGATTCCAGCGACCTCAACGCTTACCTCTCCCGCATTGGCGGTCAGGGCATTTCGGCCAAGACCTTCCGCACCTGGGGCGGAACGCTTGCGGCTTTCTGCAACGCGATGGAACATGTGGCGGCGGGTGAAAAACCGAGCATCAAGGGCATGTGCCAGGCCGCGGCAGCCGAGCTTTCCAATACGCCCGCCATCTGCCGCAAGAGTTATGTGCACCCCGCTGTTCTCGACATTGCGACAGAAGAAAAGGCACGAAAAAAACTCGGTCGCATCCTGAAGGTCGGCGCAAAGCCCGTCTCCGGCCTCAGGGCCGATGAAAGGCGGCTGCTCGCCTTTCTTCCCTAG
- a CDS encoding PQQ-dependent sugar dehydrogenase: MFRNNRFLSSTILCAMLAVPLAGAAHAQTTAETKRANAPDQKPAFEGQTRAPQAATQPSIEKTVIAEGLPHLWSMEFLPDGRMIVAAKEGAMHIIADGKASPAIEGVPEVASDGQGGLLDIALAPDFETSRKIFFSFSEPRDGGNGTSVASAQLTEEGGTAKLEDVSVIFRQMPTYDGDKHFGSRLVFGPNNELYVTVGERSDAKPRVQAQDLSSGLGKVFRIDTEGKAFEGNPFAGKQNALPEIWSYGHRNMQAAALDGEGRLWTVEHGPKGGDELNLPKAGLNYGWPVITYGVEYSGRSVGDGVTARKGMEHPVYYWDPVIGPSGMAYYDGELIPEWKGAFIVGGLVSQGLVILHIDGDKVATESRLPLEARIRDVKIGPDGAVYAVTEERGGGDSQILRIAKAG; the protein is encoded by the coding sequence ATGTTCCGCAACAACCGATTTCTGAGTTCGACGATCCTGTGCGCGATGCTCGCCGTGCCGCTTGCCGGCGCCGCCCACGCCCAGACCACCGCCGAGACGAAGCGGGCCAATGCACCGGATCAGAAACCGGCTTTTGAAGGTCAGACCCGCGCACCGCAGGCCGCCACCCAGCCAAGCATCGAAAAAACCGTTATCGCCGAGGGTTTGCCGCATCTGTGGTCCATGGAATTCCTGCCCGATGGCCGCATGATCGTCGCCGCCAAGGAAGGCGCCATGCACATCATCGCCGATGGCAAGGCCAGCCCGGCGATAGAAGGCGTGCCTGAGGTCGCCTCCGATGGGCAGGGCGGTCTTCTCGACATAGCACTGGCGCCGGATTTCGAGACATCGCGCAAGATATTCTTCTCCTTCTCCGAACCGCGTGATGGCGGCAACGGCACTTCAGTAGCCTCCGCCCAGCTGACCGAAGAGGGCGGCACGGCAAAGCTGGAAGACGTCTCGGTGATTTTCCGCCAGATGCCGACCTATGACGGCGACAAACATTTCGGCTCCCGCCTCGTCTTCGGCCCAAACAACGAGCTTTACGTCACTGTTGGCGAACGTTCGGACGCGAAGCCGCGCGTGCAGGCGCAGGATCTGTCGAGCGGTCTCGGCAAGGTCTTCCGCATCGATACCGAAGGCAAGGCGTTTGAGGGCAACCCCTTCGCCGGAAAGCAGAATGCGCTTCCCGAAATCTGGAGCTATGGTCACCGCAACATGCAGGCGGCGGCACTGGATGGAGAGGGCAGGCTCTGGACCGTAGAACATGGCCCCAAGGGCGGCGATGAGCTGAACCTGCCGAAAGCGGGACTGAATTACGGCTGGCCCGTCATCACCTATGGCGTCGAATATAGCGGCCGGTCCGTCGGTGACGGTGTCACGGCCAGGAAAGGCATGGAGCATCCGGTCTATTATTGGGACCCGGTCATCGGCCCGTCGGGCATGGCCTATTATGATGGCGAACTGATTCCCGAATGGAAGGGTGCCTTCATCGTCGGCGGTCTGGTGAGCCAGGGCCTCGTCATTCTGCACATTGACGGCGACAAGGTCGCGACCGAAAGCCGCCTGCCGCTCGAAGCGCGTATCCGCGACGTGAAGATCGGGCCGGATGGCGCGGTCTACGCCGTGACCGAAGAGCGCGGCGGTGGAGACTCGCAGATTCTGCGGATCGCCAAGGCCGGTTGA